The Roseovarius indicus genome has a segment encoding these proteins:
- the istB gene encoding IS21-like element helper ATPase IstB: protein MLDHPTHDLLRQLKLDGMADAFTELQSQDSAADMGHAEWLGLLIDREVANRTTKRFQSRLRAAKLRHGGACVEDVDFRAARRLDKALFQQLAAGRWIKEKRNLLITGPCGVGKTWLACALGQRACRDNATVIYKRLPRLFSELQLAHDDGRFPRMFRQLVKADLLILDDWGPERMTAPQRRDMMEIIEDRYGSGATLVTSQLPVDAWHNIIDEPTFADAILDRLIHNAHRLPLDGPSMRKTRDAPATKTVDEQTDT from the coding sequence ATGCTTGATCATCCAACCCACGACCTGCTGCGCCAGCTCAAGCTGGACGGCATGGCGGACGCTTTCACCGAACTGCAATCCCAGGACAGCGCCGCCGACATGGGCCATGCCGAATGGCTCGGCCTCCTGATCGACCGGGAGGTGGCGAACCGCACGACCAAGCGGTTCCAGTCCCGGCTGCGCGCCGCCAAGCTTCGTCACGGTGGCGCTTGCGTCGAAGATGTCGATTTCCGCGCCGCGCGCCGCCTCGACAAGGCTTTGTTCCAACAGCTCGCCGCTGGCCGATGGATCAAGGAAAAGCGCAACCTGCTGATCACCGGCCCCTGTGGGGTCGGCAAAACTTGGTTGGCCTGCGCCTTGGGACAAAGAGCCTGCCGCGACAACGCCACCGTGATCTACAAGCGCCTGCCGAGGCTGTTTTCGGAACTGCAACTGGCGCATGACGATGGACGCTTCCCACGCATGTTCCGCCAGCTTGTCAAAGCGGACTTGCTCATTCTCGACGACTGGGGGCCGGAACGCATGACCGCGCCACAGCGCCGGGATATGATGGAAATCATCGAGGATCGATACGGGTCCGGCGCAACGCTGGTCACAAGCCAGCTGCCGGTCGATGCCTGGCACAACATCATCGACGAACCGACTTTCGCGGACGCTATCCTGGATCGCCTGATCCACAATGCGCACAGATTGCCTCTCGATGGCCCGTCGATGCGCAAGACCCGCGATGCCCCCGCGACCAAAACCGTTGACGAACAAACCGACACCTGA
- a CDS encoding DUF4102 domain-containing protein, which yields MPLTDIALKKLKPLDRPYKKADSNGLFIWVKLRIPGFADSHSNGTRTVIPGCADKVRAGC from the coding sequence ATGCCTCTGACCGATATCGCCCTGAAAAAATTGAAGCCTTTGGACCGCCCTTACAAGAAGGCCGACTCGAATGGTCTCTTCATTTGGGTAAAACTGCGCATTCCGGGCTTCGCGGACAGCCATTCCAACGGCACGCGGACAGTCATTCCGGGGTGCGCGGACAAAGTTCGCGCGGGATGCTGA